Part of the bacterium BMS3Abin14 genome is shown below.
GCGCTTCGTGAGGCGCTTGCCCGTCACAAACTTGAGCAACTGGAGCGAGAGCACCGTCAGGGCTACGAACGGCATCCGGTTGCTGCCGATGAGGTTTCGGTCTGGGAAACCGAGCAAGCCTGGGGTGATGAATGAGACACGGCGAAATACGCTGGTACAAGTTCGGACGACCAGATAAAAAAAGGCCCGTACTTATTCTTACGCGAAATTCAGTGTTGGAATATCTTGGTGAAGTAACCGTCGCTCCCATTACAAGTACGGT
Proteins encoded:
- a CDS encoding ribbon-helix-helix protein, copG family, coding for MRTVQMTLDDELVKAVDRVSKQLRTSRSAFTRSALREALARHKLEQLEREHRQGYERHPVAADEVSVWETEQAWGDE